The Shewanella sp. MTB7 genome includes a window with the following:
- a CDS encoding 4'-phosphopantetheinyl transferase family protein, whose protein sequence is MSPSSFGTLPQVMLYFCPLNVDEMNLEQVEQIRQWLSEDELAKVSRYIQPQARDKGLMVRGYLRGILSLHTGTAGKIAPQDWRFVYGEKGKPDLIAKQRVHTGLKFNISHSGDWLVIAVLDAKQTSMADTYNDDIELGVDIERSRANTNIYSILNHYFTQTESDELLTLPEHLQRERFFDLWALKESYIKAKGLGLSLSLKSFSFDFSQMIENRCLLEAHGSDIKVLPLFNNITLNIHDEHRGKNADDSRWSVYLAKLNEEYRFALSISNVGKVDLNTLELTVQEMLARLDCDS, encoded by the coding sequence TTGTCACCTTCATCTTTCGGAACATTACCCCAAGTAATGCTCTATTTTTGCCCATTAAATGTCGATGAGATGAACTTAGAGCAGGTTGAGCAGATACGTCAATGGCTATCTGAAGATGAGTTGGCCAAGGTATCACGATATATTCAACCCCAAGCTCGGGATAAAGGTCTGATGGTAAGGGGTTATCTCAGAGGCATTCTATCCCTACACACTGGTACTGCTGGGAAGATAGCTCCTCAAGATTGGCGCTTTGTATATGGCGAGAAAGGAAAACCTGATTTAATCGCAAAGCAACGTGTACATACGGGACTTAAGTTTAATATTAGTCACAGTGGTGATTGGCTAGTGATAGCAGTGCTCGATGCTAAGCAAACGTCGATGGCAGATACCTATAATGACGATATTGAATTGGGTGTTGATATAGAGCGCAGTAGAGCGAATACGAACATCTATTCGATTTTAAATCACTATTTTACTCAAACCGAATCTGATGAGCTCTTAACCCTGCCGGAACATTTGCAACGGGAGCGTTTCTTTGATCTTTGGGCGTTGAAAGAGTCTTATATTAAAGCCAAAGGGTTGGGCTTATCTCTGTCGCTTAAATCCTTTAGCTTTGATTTTAGCCAAATGATAGAAAATCGTTGTTTACTTGAGGCTCATGGGTCAGATATTAAGGTTTTGCCTCTGTTTAACAATATAACCTTGAACATTCATGATGAGCATCGGGGTAAAAATGCAGATGACTCAAGATGGTCTGTTTACCTTGCTAAATTGAACGAGGAATATCGCTTTGCTTTGAGTATATCAAATGTTGGCAAAGTTGATTTAAA
- a CDS encoding DUF3325 domain-containing protein: protein MMISNTLILSLLTFTYLALGCMALAMFSHFRDSFKHSPSQAQSRGLYWTGWVILTLSYYVGISYLGFAYGSILFIGILSFAGLLVILTASYQPKHLPHLMAGSTSVGLSLMFIS, encoded by the coding sequence ATGATGATCTCAAACACTCTGATCCTCAGCTTATTAACGTTTACCTATCTGGCCTTAGGATGCATGGCTTTAGCTATGTTTTCCCATTTTCGCGATAGCTTTAAACACTCCCCAAGTCAAGCTCAGAGTCGAGGGTTATATTGGACTGGTTGGGTTATTTTAACCCTCAGTTACTACGTAGGGATCAGTTATCTAGGTTTTGCCTATGGCAGTATACTGTTTATCGGCATCTTATCTTTTGCAGGTTTATTGGTGATTTTAACTGCGAGTTACCAGCCTAAACATTTACCTCATTTAATGGCAGGGTCGACCTCTGTGGGATTGAGCCTGATGTTTATTAGCTAA
- the hpf gene encoding ribosome hibernation-promoting factor, HPF/YfiA family — protein sequence MKINLSGHHVDISDSIKEHVNDKFSKIATHFPTLISLDVIISKEHGEHQVELRTNYEGSRISASGTNEIMFPAITSASKKLDAALKHRKGQLKADLHEKPVSTTPEIAHEIIQEMKLV from the coding sequence ATGAAAATAAATCTTTCTGGTCACCACGTTGATATTAGTGATTCAATCAAAGAACATGTGAACGACAAGTTTTCTAAAATCGCCACTCACTTTCCGACGTTAATCTCACTGGATGTTATCATCTCAAAAGAGCACGGCGAGCATCAAGTTGAGTTACGTACTAATTATGAAGGTAGCCGAATTTCTGCTTCTGGTACAAACGAAATCATGTTTCCGGCTATCACTTCAGCATCAAAGAAACTTGATGCCGCACTTAAACATCGTAAAGGGCAATTAAAAGCCGATCTGCATGAGAAACCTGTGAGTACGACTCCTGAGATTGCTCATGAGATCATTCAAGAGATGAAGCTGGTTTAA
- a CDS encoding PepSY-associated TM helix domain-containing protein — MKETFFRTMTWLHTWVGLLVCWVLLLVFFAGTMSYYRYEISLWTQPELHHEVFQSYQDSHLSQQLVQGQRYLEQHAADAKDWRINFPIERKPYLSYSWQTQPKPGQRRGEFIEHVIKNNDQGVITEVRDSRGGNFFYRLHFDLHYMPANIARWIVGLCTLFMLLALISGIVIHKRIFKDFFNFRRNKGSRSWLDAHNISSVLALPYHLMITYTGLITLMLMYMPWGVLTAYDGDVRAFRAELKPAREQVKSIGISADMIQINTLLPQVKSYWGEAPIKQVVITNLNDENSRISFYKNTQQTVTDKRISLVFSGVTGKLVGDIPDSPSATHVTHDTLMSLHTARFAEPLLRGFFFICGIMGCAMIATGTLLWAVKIRQKQQKNITGGAKPSLGLRLVEGLNLTFIAGLPLATCSFFYANRLLPTEMANRAQWEANGFFITLALVAVLASINRTQTSWRFVLRLGSIGLIAIPVLNALTSSSHLISNISQLQWVLVGFDMMCVLLGSALWFASNKLANKISLSKTSSGIKQETKTEIPVGQAAQQHTQLTPTKGA; from the coding sequence ATGAAAGAGACTTTTTTCCGCACTATGACCTGGTTACATACTTGGGTAGGTCTGCTCGTATGCTGGGTTTTATTATTGGTCTTTTTTGCTGGAACAATGAGCTACTACCGTTATGAGATTTCCCTCTGGACTCAGCCTGAGCTGCATCATGAGGTATTTCAAAGCTATCAAGATAGCCATCTCAGTCAACAATTAGTCCAGGGACAACGCTATTTAGAGCAACATGCAGCAGATGCCAAAGACTGGCGTATTAATTTCCCTATCGAGCGTAAACCTTATCTGAGCTATAGCTGGCAGACACAGCCTAAGCCGGGGCAGCGTCGTGGTGAGTTTATTGAACATGTGATTAAAAATAATGACCAAGGGGTGATCACTGAAGTTCGTGACTCTCGCGGTGGTAATTTCTTCTATCGCTTACATTTTGATCTTCATTATATGCCTGCAAATATTGCACGTTGGATAGTCGGATTGTGTACCCTATTTATGCTACTGGCCTTGATCAGCGGCATCGTGATCCATAAACGTATTTTTAAAGACTTCTTTAACTTCAGACGTAACAAAGGCAGCCGCTCTTGGTTAGATGCCCACAATATCAGTTCTGTATTGGCTCTGCCTTATCATTTAATGATCACCTATACCGGCCTTATCACCTTAATGTTGATGTATATGCCCTGGGGAGTGCTAACAGCTTATGATGGCGATGTACGCGCCTTTCGTGCTGAGCTAAAGCCAGCTAGGGAGCAAGTTAAATCCATTGGTATTTCTGCCGATATGATCCAAATAAACACATTACTGCCTCAGGTGAAATCGTATTGGGGAGAGGCACCAATCAAGCAAGTTGTTATCACCAATCTCAATGATGAGAACAGCCGCATTAGTTTTTATAAAAATACGCAACAAACAGTCACAGACAAACGTATTTCTTTAGTTTTTAGTGGTGTTACCGGCAAACTAGTCGGTGATATTCCTGATTCACCATCGGCAACTCATGTTACTCACGATACGTTAATGTCATTACACACCGCTCGATTTGCAGAGCCTCTGCTTAGGGGATTTTTCTTTATATGCGGCATTATGGGTTGCGCTATGATTGCAACTGGTACTCTTTTATGGGCAGTCAAAATACGTCAAAAACAGCAAAAAAACATCACAGGCGGTGCTAAGCCTAGCCTAGGTTTACGTCTCGTAGAGGGATTAAACCTGACTTTCATTGCCGGACTCCCCCTCGCTACTTGTAGTTTTTTCTACGCTAATCGTTTATTACCTACAGAGATGGCCAACAGAGCCCAATGGGAGGCAAATGGCTTCTTTATTACCTTAGCCCTCGTCGCAGTATTGGCCAGCATCAACCGAACACAAACAAGCTGGCGGTTTGTATTACGTCTTGGATCAATAGGCTTAATCGCCATACCCGTTCTCAATGCATTAACCTCAAGTAGTCATCTGATAAGTAATATCAGTCAACTGCAATGGGTTTTAGTTGGGTTCGACATGATGTGCGTCTTGCTAGGTAGCGCCCTTTGGTTTGCCTCAAACAAACTAGCCAACAAAATCAGCTTATCAAAAACATCCAGTGGCATTAAGCAAGAAACGAAAACAGAAATACCAGTTGGACAAGCAGCTCAACAACATACTCAACTTACACCGACAAAAGGAGCATAG